The genome window ATTTGTTAATCATTCTGAACCCTCTCTTATTTCTTTTTATATAATTTATAAGTGGAATTTCAGTATTTGTTAGTTTAAAATATTTATGGGTTCATCCTTTCATTTATCTTATACTCAGTGCCATTAAGAATTTTTTTAAAATTTTCAGTATGTTTTATAAGTATTAATAAAAACAAAAAAAGGATCAAAATTTGATTGAAATTGAAAATGGGGATAAAAGAAGATAATAATACTAAAAAAACCGCCATAACTGTTCCAATAGCTATGTATTTAGTTGTTAGAGTTATTAACAAAGCATAAAGGAAAAAAAGTATTCCGGCAATATAGTTAGAAGCAAATATTATCCCCCAAGTTGTGGCCATTCCTTTTCCTCCTTTGAATTTCAAAAACAAACTCCAGTTATGACCAACTACCGCTGCCAAACACGAAAAAATAAGCATCCAACCAGACAAATAAAATAAATTTACTGCTAAAAAATACGCAAAATAACCTTTAAAAAAATCACCCAAAAGTGCCAATAGTCCTATTTTCATACCACTTGTAAAAACAACGTTAGATGTTCCAACGTTATGGCTACCAAGTTTCCTTACATCGTTATTTTTTATAAGCTTTGGAAAAATATAACTAAACGGAATAGCTCCTAAAAAATAAGAAACTATCATACTAAGAAACCACATAAAATCCCCTTCTTTCTGTTTTGATATGTAATAATTATTAGATTATTAATTAAAAAGAATTTACATAATCTTCCAAGGCTTTTCCAATTCTTTCCAAAAGGGAATCCATATCTCTTGTTTTATTAATTTTTTTCAAGGTTGCCCAAAAAAGGTTTATGCCAATAATGGCTCCAATAAAATTCCCAATAAAATCTGTCATTGTATCAAAAAGGCTGTCTTCCTGAGCCAATCTATAACCAGGGTAACCTCTAAACATAAGATCAGATATAAACTCACTGATTTCCCAAAATACTCCTAAAGTCATCACTATTGATAAAGTAATTATAAAAACTTTTAAGTACAAATAAGGCATTTTCATTTTAGCCACATAAGTTCAGAACCCATTACCAAAGGAAATATTAAAAATACTAACCATATACCCCCAGTTACATGAAGGATGAAGTCATAAATTTCATAATTATCGTAAAATTGATACCACATTCCAAAAACACTATGCAAAGAAATTTGTATTATAGTTACTGTTCTAATTTCTTCTAAAATCGTGGATTTAGTTACCCACTCAAAAACCCAAGTTAAATAGACAGCGAATGCACTTAAAAGATATCCTAAAAAATGAGGAAAATTGAAATTCCAAAAACTCCCAATAATTGGTATAAAAACGACAAAAGAAAAAAAGATATTAGTAACTCTCAACGCTGTAAAAATTTTTGAATTTGAAGTAAAAAGTGTTTCTTTTACATAAGGATCTTTTGTAAGAAAATTATGAATTTTGTTAAACTCTTCTTTTGCTTTTTTTAGAGTTTTAGAAAGTACTGGTGTATTCATTGAGCTTTTCTCCTTTAACTTTTTTTATAACATTATATCATTTAGCAAAAAAAATAAAAAAGCAGTGAAATAAAATTCACTGCTTTGAGGGGATGATAATAAAGCGTGGCTCCGGGTGAGGGATTCGGACCCCCAACCTAGTGGTTAACAGCCACCCGCTCTACCGTTGAGCTAACCCGGAACAAGGGAAATAATAATTGTCTATCAAAATCCAAGAAAGATTATATCATCAAAAAACGGTTTTGTCAATATTTTTGTTTTTATTTCCGGGAACTATTTGTCCAAGAGTTACATAACTTTTGGCACCAGTTATTTGAGGGACGTTGTTATATTGCCCTTTGTAAGTTTTATAAGCTAAGACAGCAAAAGCCACAGCTTCTTTTGCATCACTCGAATAACCTAAATCCTCAAGAACCATAACAGAGATTTCTTTATTAATCATTTTCTTTATACAATCTTTTATCATAAAAATTAAAGTTGGGTTATAACTCCCTCCACCAGAAATGATTACTTGATCAATATTTTCACCTATAAATCTCATATAAGAATCGACAACAGAATAGGCAGTGAAATATGTGACTGTTGCTACAATATCCTCATCTTTTAATTTCATAATTTTTGCAATGTTAATAATATTTTGTGCATAATCAAGTCCAAAATCTTCTCTTCCAGTAGTTTTGGGAAAGTCTTTTGTTATAAACGGATGGTTATATAATTTTTGCAATAATTCATCTGAAATTTCGCCTTTTTTTGCTATTTTTCCATCTCTATCAAAATTTTTTTCTCCATTTGTTAAAATATGAACAACTCCATCAATTAACATATTTCCTGGACCTGTATCAGTACCTTTTATATCTTCTAATTTTGCCTTTTTTGGAAGGTACGTAAAATTCCCTATTCCACCTAAATTTTGCATTACCCTGTTATATTCATCACTTTTAAATAATATATAATCAACGTAGGGAACTAAAGGTGCTCCTTCCCCTCCAGCAGCTATATCTCTTGTTCTGAAATTATTGATAGTAGTAATTTTGGTTCTTTCTGCAATTATTGCTGCTTCTCCAATCTGTAAGCTAGAAACAAAATCTTTTCCAACATCATGATATATAGTTTGACCATGAGAACCAATCAATTCTACATCTTTTAAATTAAAGCCTTTTTCTTCCACAACCTCTTTTGCTGCTTGAGCCAACATTTCTCCTAATTGAAAATTTAACCTACATATTTTGTCCACTGTTCCTTTGTTTGGATCACAGCATTCTAAAATATTTTCTCTTGTTTCTTTATTATATGGTTTGTTCATAAAATTTAGAACCTTAACGTCTAAATTTTCTGGGGACTTTTCTTTTATTTCCACCAAGGCTGCATCAATTCCGTCGATAGATGTACCAGACATCAATCCTATAATTAGCATAAATTTAACTCCTTTATCATTATTTCGAAAAGACGATATTGTTAATTCTATTTCTTATAACATTTAATTCTGGTTTTTTCAAAAATCTATCGTAGTAAACAGAATTAGTCAGAAAAATAGAAAATAACCCATCCGTTCTAACCCAAAGGGATGTCCCTGTAAAACCGTTATGACCAAATCCCGAACTATCAAGGGCGTATTGGCAACCAGCCACTGGGGGAGCCATATACCCTATATGAGTGATATTTTCCCCTCTCTTAATCAAAGCCTTTGTGAAAAATTCAAAAGTTTCTTTTGAAGCGATATTATAGTCTAATAAATTAAAAACAAAAATACTTAAATCATCAACGTTGGAGAACAAACCAGCGTTTCCACTTACTCCACCCATATAATAAGCTATTTCATCTTCAACTTCTCCTTTTATTCTCTTGCCATCTCTAATAGAAGTAGCTACCGTTTTTTCTTTATTTTTTGGTTTATAGCAAGTGTTTCTCATTCCCAAAGTTGTAAAAATATTTTCGATGTATTCTTTGAAACTTCTTTGAGTAACCACCTCAATAATTTTCATTAGAGCAACAAAATTCAAGCAAGAATACTCATAACATTTGTTTGTGTTTTCTTGGGGTTGAAGATTTATTATTCTATCATACAACTCATCCCTACTATACTTTTGCCAAAGTTGTGAATAGGCAGGTATTCCAGAAGTATGTGTCAATAATTCAAAAATAGTAACTTTACTTTTTGGGCTTGAAACTTTTATATATTTACCAATTTTATCTTCTAAATTTATCTTATTTTCATCGATTAACTTCATTATGCCAGTTGTAGTAGCTATTATTTTTGTTAGACTTGCTAAATCAAAAATATCGCTCTCTGTGAGAACTTCTTCACCATCTTTGGTACCAAAAAAATTTCTATACAAAACCTTATCTTTTTTCCCTATTAAAATAGATGCACCTGTGTATAATTTATTTAATCCGGAATTTATGACGCTGTTCAAAGTTTCAATATCTTCTTTATTCAAATCATCACCAACTTTTAAAGATTTTTAGCAAATTTTTCTAAAATGCCTCCACAAACTATATATTCTCCTAATCGCTCCATTTCTTTCTCTAACTTTTCTATATTTTCCTTTTTTTCTTCCGCACTCATGGTAAGCAAGTTTATTACAATAGTAGAAAGTTTGGAGAGTTTGTTTAACCAAGGTTCGATATCTAGGTATAACGACTTGTCAATATCTTCAAGATTTTTTGAAAGATTTTCTAGTTCTATTAAGTATTCAATTAATCCATTTTTGTTTTTTACAGGATCAGAATTATAATCTTTTATCAGCTTTTTAAGCTTTGAAGATGTCTCGTTGAATAGTCTTGAATTAAGAAAGTTCTCACTAAATAATTTCATCTGTTTATAATACTCAGATCCTACTAAATTAAAAATTGATTTTTTCCAACTTTCCCAGGGTTCGTAACCTTCTGAGTTCCACAAATAATCTGCTATCGTTCCCAACGCTATCATAGAAGCACAGGGTTGATTCATAGGATTTGATAGAACTCCTTTAACATTAGATTTGTGTAAATCAGATTCTCTATTCATAACAGGAGCTAAAAAAAGTTGAGCTTTGTCTGCATCATTCACAGGATAGTTATCCCACAATATTAATTCATGGCCAAATTGGTTAGAAACTTCATCTGCATTTTTTCTACTAACTCGTTTTGACCACACCCCGTCTCCTGTCCATATTACAGGGATATTCGTATTTAATGTTTCTTTTATTGTCCGCCTATATAATGAGTCTTCTTTTTGCCAATATTCTGTAGGGCAAAAGTATAAGTTAATATTTGAATCTTTTTCTTTTAAAAATTCATACAACTTATTTGTTATATATGTTTGAGCAAGTCCATAATTTCCTTTGAATTCCTCTTCATCTTCTTCATAAAAAAGCTTTTCTGGAATATCATCGAACAAAATAGCAAAATTTTTAATTCCTTTAGTAAAAAGTTCATAGTATTTCTTGCTAAGTAACTCGAATTCCTTTTGATCACTGAATTTTATACTAAGTCCCGGGCTCACACAAAATACAAAATCAACAAAGTTTTCTTTTGAAAGCTTTATAAGTTCTTCTAATCTTTCCATTTCATTTTGCGGATAATCTTCTCTCCACTTTTCTCTGTGGTATGGATCATCTTTAGGCGCATACCAATACGTATTCATCTTATTTTTACCACAAAAATTTAAAATATCCATCCTATTTTTATGGTTCCAGGGTTTTCCATAGAAACCTTCAATTATCCCTCTCATTTCGAAAGAAGGAAAGTCATATATTTCGACTACTGGTAAACATTTTAACTGCCAATCAATAAGAGATTTAAAAGTTTGAAGTGCATAAAAAAGGCCTCTTTTAGATTTTGAAAATATTTTTACTTTCTTATCCTTTTCAACTTTAATAAGATAACCTTCAATATTTGTTGAATTAATAGTTAATTCAAAATTGTTAATTTCAATAAAATCTTTTAAATCTCTATCAGAATTGGAAACTAAAGTTTCAATATGTAAGTCAGCTTCTACCTTTTCTTTTGAAAATTCAAAAAGCTCTTTAGGGAATACATTACCAAAAGATTCTAAATCAAAATTGGTAGAAAGTAACAATTTTGTATTTTCAAAACAAATATTTTCCCCTTCATAAAACATCTTTTTTGGTTGGGGGTTTATTTTTGAAATTGAAAACATAAAAAAACTCCTTTCGTTTTTTATATTGTATAATATAAGAACTAAAGTAATTACTTTAATATTTATTTAATTATACCACTTTTTCTGAGTAATTTTTTCCAAAAAAAAAGAATAGAGTTTCTTTAATTAGGTTATTAATGAAAAAAGAAAAAAGTTATTTATATTGACATGTTGTTATTACTTAAAGTATAATATAAAATAAAAAATAAGGATGAAAAATTATGAGATATTTAGGAATGGATGGTGGAGGAACTCATTTAGCAGTTACATTAATCGATGAAAAAAAGAAAATAACTGATAGATTTAAGATTGATACAGGAGTCAATCTTACTTCTGTTGATTTAAAAAGATTAAAATCAATTTTAGAAGATGTTCATTCAAAATCTCAAGAAGTTAACGGCATTGTAGTTAGTTTTTCTGGAGCTGGTACAGATAAGAGAAAAGAGGTTTTAAGAGATATTCTAATTAATACATTTAATACAAATAATGTGATTGTATACAATGACGGAGAATCAATATTAAAATTTCTATTTAGAGAAAAAGAAATAGCTCTTGTGATAGCAGGTACAGGTGCCTTAGTTATAGGTATGAATCATGATAAAAATATAATCAGGAATGGAGGTTGGGGGCATTTATTTGATGATGTAGGAGGAGGTTTTTGGATATCTACAAGAATAATACAAGAAGCTTTTAAGCATCGCGATGGCTTAAGGGAATATGATACTATCTTTGAAAAACTTTTGAAATTCTATTCTGTAGATAAAATCGAAGAACTCACATCTCTTCAATTAAAAGAAGATTTTAAAACAATTATTTCTTCTTTCACTAAAGAAGCCTTAATAAACCCTTCCGACGCAGTAATCGAAATAATTCATGATGGGCTTAATGATCTTTCCTTAAGATGCAAGAAAATTTTGAAACTACTTAATATAAAACAACTTTACTTTACAGGGAGCCTATTCAATTCAGAATATTATCTAAATGAATTCAAAAAATTTATGCATGGATATTCTTTAATTCGAGTAGATACGGATGTCAGTGAAAAAATGGCTTTCTTAGCCAAAGAATATTTTGCAAAATAAAAACTATTTCATTTCTTTTAACTATTTAAACTGGTGAAGTTAAAGAATCTAAATAAGTAATGTTAGAGTTTAATGGATAAAAACTAAGAGGCATTATAAAAGTACCGTGAATATCAAATTTTTCAAAGGCGCCTTTTTTCTTTTATAACCAGCACCTTGATGTATTACAAAAAATTCATTTTCTACCTTTCCTAAAAACATCATTACATGGTCTTTCATAAAAAGAAGATCTCCTGTTGTTAAACTATTCAAACTTTTTCTTCTTTCTTTGATGTTATGAGTAAATGATATCTTTGGGGCGGGGATATAATTTTCTTGATATTTTGTATCCATTGGCAAATAAATTCCAAAAGATTCAAAAATATCCATTATAAATCGCGAACAATCTCTGTTAAAATTATTCTCTCCCTACCCGTACCTTCCCCCCTATCTTCTTAAATGCTTGTTTTATAATATTTTCTTGGTTAAAATCAATATAGGAAAAATTCACATCTTTGGACAACGGAATGGGAATTACACCTGAAATTTCTAAAGTTCTGTTTTTGTTAGTTTTCAAGTTTTCTTGTAAAAAGATATTTTCTCCCCATAAAAAATTTTGATTATTCTTTAATGTATAAATAATAATAATCACCTGGTCAAAAAGGATTACAAATTCAACCTTTTAACCAAGAACGATGAACCCTTTTTCTATAAGATTGATAAAGAGGAACATTTACAGCATGTTGTGAAACAAGGTTTTGAATTTCTATATAAATGTTTTCTCTCTTTTGAAGATTAGTTTCTGCTGCTTCTTCTATAATTTTATTTAGAGATTTTACATCAAATTCCTGTCTTGGAGATCTCGCAAATTTTATGTAATTTTCACCGTAATATATTCCATAACGGGTCTTACTTTGATAATTTGTAAAAATGAAAGTATGAGGATCAGAACAATCTCCCAACCATGCAATGCCAAAAGCACGGAGCATTAGATGTTGCCTTTGAACTTCTTAAAGTTTGGTACTCCAAATTTTTTGATTTTCTTCCTTAGATGATGCCAGATTTTTTACATTTTAGTCATCATTTATTTTTTCTACCCAGCCTTTTTGGAAGAGAACCCAAAATCTTTCTTGCTTTATTATTCTTTACTTTTCTTTTATATTTTTTGAATTTTTCAAAGAACAGTTTGTCGATATTCGTATTTTTTGTCTTTCTTATCTTTTGTTTAACTTTTTTAACTTCAAATTAACTATCATTTTTTTTATTTATAAAGCAGGTATAATAGCAGTATTATTGCCTTTAGAAATTTTAAAATCTGGGCCTGTTATATATTAAAATACTTATTTCTGAAAATTATCATTTTTAAAATCCCATTTATTCATATCCTATAATAGTTGATCGTGCTGTTGTGATTTTTCATAGAGAAAACATCTAACTCTCCTATTTTTTACATTGTAATAACTTGGCATTTCAGTTTTACATTTATCTAAAGCACTTTTACAACGAGGTTCAAATGGGCATCCTTTGGGAGGATTTATTAAATCTGGAACTTCTCCTGTATCCCCTAATTTTTCTTTTCCTAAATTATCAGGATCCGGGGCTGCTTTTCTAAGTAATTGAGTATAAGGATGTAAAGGATTTAAAACAGTGTCATCAGCATTCCCTTCTTCAACTATCATACCTGCATACATAACCGCTATTCTATCAGAAATATATCTCGCTGAAGCTAAGTCATGTGTAACATGCAAATAAGTAGTATTTAGGTCTTTTCTAATCTTCAATAATAATTTCATAATTCCTGCACGAATAGAAACATCGAGCATCGATGTGGGTTCGTCAGCTAAAATCACGGAAGGTCGCGTTATTATAGATCTAGCTATAACTACTCTTTGCCTTTGACCACCTGATAATTCATGAGGATATTGATTTAAAAAATTTTCTACTGGTATAAGTTCAACTTCTTCAAGCGCTTCTTTTACTCTTTTGTCAACATTTTCAAAATGATGTAATTCAAGGGGCCTTTTTAAAATTTTGTAAATACTTTTAATTGGATTTAAAGAAGAAAAAGGATCTTGGAATATCATTTGAATTTCTCTCCTGTAATTCATCTCTTCTTTTCTTTTAAAGTTTTTAGGAACAACATTTTCCTTAAATTTTATTTTCCCTTCATCTTCAGTATAAATCCGCGCTAAAACTCTAAGAAGTGTCGTTTTACCAGATCCACTTTCACCAACTATAGATATTATT of Petrotoga sp. 9PW.55.5.1 contains these proteins:
- the plsY gene encoding glycerol-3-phosphate 1-O-acyltransferase PlsY; protein product: MWFLSMIVSYFLGAIPFSYIFPKLIKNNDVRKLGSHNVGTSNVVFTSGMKIGLLALLGDFFKGYFAYFLAVNLFYLSGWMLIFSCLAAVVGHNWSLFLKFKGGKGMATTWGIIFASNYIAGILFFLYALLITLTTKYIAIGTVMAVFLVLLSSFIPIFNFNQILILFLFLLILIKHTENFKKILNGTEYKINERMNP
- a CDS encoding anhydro-N-acetylmuramic acid kinase — encoded protein: MLIIGLMSGTSIDGIDAALVEIKEKSPENLDVKVLNFMNKPYNKETRENILECCDPNKGTVDKICRLNFQLGEMLAQAAKEVVEEKGFNLKDVELIGSHGQTIYHDVGKDFVSSLQIGEAAIIAERTKITTINNFRTRDIAAGGEGAPLVPYVDYILFKSDEYNRVMQNLGGIGNFTYLPKKAKLEDIKGTDTGPGNMLIDGVVHILTNGEKNFDRDGKIAKKGEISDELLQKLYNHPFITKDFPKTTGREDFGLDYAQNIINIAKIMKLKDEDIVATVTYFTAYSVVDSYMRFIGENIDQVIISGGGSYNPTLIFMIKDCIKKMINKEISVMVLEDLGYSSDAKEAVAFAVLAYKTYKGQYNNVPQITGAKSYVTLGQIVPGNKNKNIDKTVF
- a CDS encoding serine hydrolase, coding for MNKEDIETLNSVINSGLNKLYTGASILIGKKDKVLYRNFFGTKDGEEVLTESDIFDLASLTKIIATTTGIMKLIDENKINLEDKIGKYIKVSSPKSKVTIFELLTHTSGIPAYSQLWQKYSRDELYDRIINLQPQENTNKCYEYSCLNFVALMKIIEVVTQRSFKEYIENIFTTLGMRNTCYKPKNKEKTVATSIRDGKRIKGEVEDEIAYYMGGVSGNAGLFSNVDDLSIFVFNLLDYNIASKETFEFFTKALIKRGENITHIGYMAPPVAGCQYALDSSGFGHNGFTGTSLWVRTDGLFSIFLTNSVYYDRFLKKPELNVIRNRINNIVFSK
- a CDS encoding beta-N-acetylglucosaminidase domain-containing protein: MFSISKINPQPKKMFYEGENICFENTKLLLSTNFDLESFGNVFPKELFEFSKEKVEADLHIETLVSNSDRDLKDFIEINNFELTINSTNIEGYLIKVEKDKKVKIFSKSKRGLFYALQTFKSLIDWQLKCLPVVEIYDFPSFEMRGIIEGFYGKPWNHKNRMDILNFCGKNKMNTYWYAPKDDPYHREKWREDYPQNEMERLEELIKLSKENFVDFVFCVSPGLSIKFSDQKEFELLSKKYYELFTKGIKNFAILFDDIPEKLFYEEDEEEFKGNYGLAQTYITNKLYEFLKEKDSNINLYFCPTEYWQKEDSLYRRTIKETLNTNIPVIWTGDGVWSKRVSRKNADEVSNQFGHELILWDNYPVNDADKAQLFLAPVMNRESDLHKSNVKGVLSNPMNQPCASMIALGTIADYLWNSEGYEPWESWKKSIFNLVGSEYYKQMKLFSENFLNSRLFNETSSKLKKLIKDYNSDPVKNKNGLIEYLIELENLSKNLEDIDKSLYLDIEPWLNKLSKLSTIVINLLTMSAEEKKENIEKLEKEMERLGEYIVCGGILEKFAKNL
- a CDS encoding BadF/BadG/BcrA/BcrD ATPase family protein, whose translation is MRYLGMDGGGTHLAVTLIDEKKKITDRFKIDTGVNLTSVDLKRLKSILEDVHSKSQEVNGIVVSFSGAGTDKRKEVLRDILINTFNTNNVIVYNDGESILKFLFREKEIALVIAGTGALVIGMNHDKNIIRNGGWGHLFDDVGGGFWISTRIIQEAFKHRDGLREYDTIFEKLLKFYSVDKIEELTSLQLKEDFKTIISSFTKEALINPSDAVIEIIHDGLNDLSLRCKKILKLLNIKQLYFTGSLFNSEYYLNEFKKFMHGYSLIRVDTDVSEKMAFLAKEYFAK
- a CDS encoding ABC transporter ATP-binding protein, translated to MPFSSIIAMEHVEKNFPVRKGIKTYYVHAMRDISLNVRPGEIISIVGESGSGKTTLLRVLARIYTEDEGKIKFKENVVPKNFKRKEEMNYRREIQMIFQDPFSSLNPIKSIYKILKRPLELHHFENVDKRVKEALEEVELIPVENFLNQYPHELSGGQRQRVVIARSIITRPSVILADEPTSMLDVSIRAGIMKLLLKIRKDLNTTYLHVTHDLASARYISDRIAVMYAGMIVEEGNADDTVLNPLHPYTQLLRKAAPDPDNLGKEKLGDTGEVPDLINPPKGCPFEPRCKSALDKCKTEMPSYYNVKNRRVRCFLYEKSQQHDQLL